A genomic segment from Diospyros lotus cultivar Yz01 chromosome 5, ASM1463336v1, whole genome shotgun sequence encodes:
- the LOC127801223 gene encoding probable polygalacturonase isoform X2 yields MAQPCTSSATSTLLPARLRKMMLWTVLGVICFLGRAAECRRGRISDSFEYSAISCRAHTASITDFGGVGDGQTLNTKAFQEAVHQLSQYGPDGGAQLFVPAGRWLTGSFNLTSHFTLFLHKDAVLLASQDITDWPVIDPLPSYGRGRDAAGGRYISLIFGTNLTDVVVAGENGTIDGQGDLWWQQFHKKKLKYTRPYLIEIMHSNNIQISNLTLLNSPSWNVHPVYSSNIIVQGITILAPVTSPNTDGINPDSCTNTRIEDCYIVSGDDCVAVKSGWDEYGIAYGMPTKQLAIRRLTCISPYSATIALGSEMSGGIQDVRAEDIVAVGTESGVRIKTAVGRGGYVKDIYVRGMTLHTMKWAFWMTGNYGSHPDTHYDPKAVPAIQGVNYRDVVADNVTMAARLEGISGDPFTGICISNVTIGMARKAKKVPWTCADIEGISSSVTPPPCGQLADQGPEKAAGMCDFPEDPLPIDTVEIKKCSYSATNYYV; encoded by the exons ATGGCTCAGCCGTGCACGAGCTCTGCAACATCAACCCTGCTTCCG GCGAGACTGAGAAAGATGATGCTATGGACAGTGTTGGGAGTGATTTGTTTTCTGGGAAGAGCTGCAGAGTGCCGGAGAGGAAGGATTTCGGACTCGTTTGAGTATTCGGCCATAAGTTGCAGAGCTCACACAGCATCGATCACAGATTTTGGAGGGGTGGGGGATGGGCAGACGTTGAACACCAAGGCCTTTCAGGAGGCAGTGCATCAGCTGAGTCAGTACGGACCCGACGGCGGAGCTCAGCTCTTTGTTCCGGCCGGCCGATGGCTCACCGGCAGCTTCAACCTCACCAGCCACTTCACTCTCTTTCTCCACAAGGATGCTGTTCTTCTCGCTTCCCAG GACATAACAGACTGGCCGGTGATTGATCCGTTGCCGTCGTACGGTCGGGGAAGGGATGCCGCCGGTGGGAGGTACATCAGTCTCATTTTTGGAACCAACCTCACTGACGTCGTCGTCGCAG GGGAGAATGGCACAATCGACGGGCAAGGAGATCTATGGTGGCAgcaatttcacaagaaaaagCTAAAATACACTCGCCCCTACCTCATCGAGATCATGCACTCCAACAACATCCAGATCTCTAATCTGACGCTCCTTAACTCCCCATCCTGGAACGTTCATCCCGTCTACAGCAG CAACATTATTGTACAAGGCATCACAATCTTAGCTCCAGTTACCTCTCCAAACACTGATGGGATTAACCCAG ATTCTTGCACAAATACAAGAATTGAGGACTGTTACATTGTGTCCGGAGATGACTGTGTGGCCGTTAAAAGCGGATGGGATGAGTATGGAATAGCCTACGGAATGCCAACCAAGCAGCTGGCCATCAGGCGGCTGACTTGCATTTCCCCCTACAGCGCGACCATCGCACTGGGGAGCGAGATGTCAGGCGGGATCCAGGACGTCAGGGCCGAGGACATCGTCGCCGTCGGCACTGAGTCGGGCGTCAGGATCAAGACCGCCGTCGGCCGGGGAGGATACGTGAAGGACATATACGTGAGGGGCATGACCCTGCACACCATGAAGTGGGCCTTCTGGATGACCGGAAACTATGGCTCCCACCCCGATACCCACTACGATCCCAAAGCCGTGCCGGCGATCCAGGGCGTCAACTACCGGGACGTGGTGGCGGACAACGTGACCATGGCGGCCCGGCTGGAGGGGATCTCCGGCGATCCCTTCACCGGAATCTGTATCTCCAATGTGACAATAGGCATGGCAAGGAAGGCCAAGAAGGTGCCCTGGACTTGTGCTGATATAGAGGGGATCTCAAGCAGTGTAACTCCACCACCATGCGGGCAATTGGCGGATCAGGGTCCAGAGAAAGCTGCTGGGATGTGTGATTTTCCTGAAGATCCTCTGCCTATAGACACAGTGGAGATCAAGAAATGCTCTTACTCTGCAACGAACTACTATGTATGA
- the LOC127801223 gene encoding probable polygalacturonase isoform X1: MAQPCTSSATSTLLPVTPARLRKMMLWTVLGVICFLGRAAECRRGRISDSFEYSAISCRAHTASITDFGGVGDGQTLNTKAFQEAVHQLSQYGPDGGAQLFVPAGRWLTGSFNLTSHFTLFLHKDAVLLASQDITDWPVIDPLPSYGRGRDAAGGRYISLIFGTNLTDVVVAGENGTIDGQGDLWWQQFHKKKLKYTRPYLIEIMHSNNIQISNLTLLNSPSWNVHPVYSSNIIVQGITILAPVTSPNTDGINPDSCTNTRIEDCYIVSGDDCVAVKSGWDEYGIAYGMPTKQLAIRRLTCISPYSATIALGSEMSGGIQDVRAEDIVAVGTESGVRIKTAVGRGGYVKDIYVRGMTLHTMKWAFWMTGNYGSHPDTHYDPKAVPAIQGVNYRDVVADNVTMAARLEGISGDPFTGICISNVTIGMARKAKKVPWTCADIEGISSSVTPPPCGQLADQGPEKAAGMCDFPEDPLPIDTVEIKKCSYSATNYYV; encoded by the exons ATGGCTCAGCCGTGCACGAGCTCTGCAACATCAACCCTGCTTCCGGTAACCCCA GCGAGACTGAGAAAGATGATGCTATGGACAGTGTTGGGAGTGATTTGTTTTCTGGGAAGAGCTGCAGAGTGCCGGAGAGGAAGGATTTCGGACTCGTTTGAGTATTCGGCCATAAGTTGCAGAGCTCACACAGCATCGATCACAGATTTTGGAGGGGTGGGGGATGGGCAGACGTTGAACACCAAGGCCTTTCAGGAGGCAGTGCATCAGCTGAGTCAGTACGGACCCGACGGCGGAGCTCAGCTCTTTGTTCCGGCCGGCCGATGGCTCACCGGCAGCTTCAACCTCACCAGCCACTTCACTCTCTTTCTCCACAAGGATGCTGTTCTTCTCGCTTCCCAG GACATAACAGACTGGCCGGTGATTGATCCGTTGCCGTCGTACGGTCGGGGAAGGGATGCCGCCGGTGGGAGGTACATCAGTCTCATTTTTGGAACCAACCTCACTGACGTCGTCGTCGCAG GGGAGAATGGCACAATCGACGGGCAAGGAGATCTATGGTGGCAgcaatttcacaagaaaaagCTAAAATACACTCGCCCCTACCTCATCGAGATCATGCACTCCAACAACATCCAGATCTCTAATCTGACGCTCCTTAACTCCCCATCCTGGAACGTTCATCCCGTCTACAGCAG CAACATTATTGTACAAGGCATCACAATCTTAGCTCCAGTTACCTCTCCAAACACTGATGGGATTAACCCAG ATTCTTGCACAAATACAAGAATTGAGGACTGTTACATTGTGTCCGGAGATGACTGTGTGGCCGTTAAAAGCGGATGGGATGAGTATGGAATAGCCTACGGAATGCCAACCAAGCAGCTGGCCATCAGGCGGCTGACTTGCATTTCCCCCTACAGCGCGACCATCGCACTGGGGAGCGAGATGTCAGGCGGGATCCAGGACGTCAGGGCCGAGGACATCGTCGCCGTCGGCACTGAGTCGGGCGTCAGGATCAAGACCGCCGTCGGCCGGGGAGGATACGTGAAGGACATATACGTGAGGGGCATGACCCTGCACACCATGAAGTGGGCCTTCTGGATGACCGGAAACTATGGCTCCCACCCCGATACCCACTACGATCCCAAAGCCGTGCCGGCGATCCAGGGCGTCAACTACCGGGACGTGGTGGCGGACAACGTGACCATGGCGGCCCGGCTGGAGGGGATCTCCGGCGATCCCTTCACCGGAATCTGTATCTCCAATGTGACAATAGGCATGGCAAGGAAGGCCAAGAAGGTGCCCTGGACTTGTGCTGATATAGAGGGGATCTCAAGCAGTGTAACTCCACCACCATGCGGGCAATTGGCGGATCAGGGTCCAGAGAAAGCTGCTGGGATGTGTGATTTTCCTGAAGATCCTCTGCCTATAGACACAGTGGAGATCAAGAAATGCTCTTACTCTGCAACGAACTACTATGTATGA